One genomic segment of Labrus bergylta chromosome 17, fLabBer1.1, whole genome shotgun sequence includes these proteins:
- the nfil3 gene encoding nuclear factor interleukin-3-regulated protein — MQSIKQEVDSSGSYSGEDALVLAVALQGADRDLMGHKISAMPFKNKSSCRRKREFIPEEKKDNVYWERRRKNNEAAKRSREKRRINDMVLENKLMALGEENTSLKAELLSLKLKFGLLSSAAYAQEVQKLSSSVDLYQDYGPPSPGEGPSGDSEPLHVRSSCISVIKHSPHTPETCAQGGFRTAEVKQESAENISYAQERSSPYELYRKFISNPLSGVYSQPASFLQITRSSSSSPRSSEDGAVSKSSDGEDEQQVPKGLTPSVADQRSVIVSTHKVPDSGSSALPHKLRIKARTIQIKVEAIDPEYEPSGKSSPPISASEGGCYRPAQDSSGIPRPPLCPLSSQVSDMQDWTQRAEQLHKSSTETLQKSSRLTWSPPVDAGDPSRAHSHPSYPTQGLADLSAQMATLKRLITTQHGAVIESTKSTADHTESASKEGFCE, encoded by the coding sequence ATGCAAtcaatcaaacaggaagtggactcCAGTGGTTCCTACAGCGGAGAGGATGCCCTGGTCCTGGCTGTGGCTTTACAAGGGGCCGACAGAGACCTGATGGGGCACAAAATCTCCGCAATGCCCTTCAAGAATAAAAGTAGCTGTCGCAGGAAAAGGGAGTTCATCCCCGAGGAGAAGAAGGACAACGTGTATTGGGAGAGGAGGCGCAAAAACAACGAGGCGGCCAAACGCTCCAGAGAGAAGAGACGCATCAACGACATGGTGCTGGAGAACAAGCTGATGGCGCTCGGCGAGGAGAACACCTCCCTGAAGGCCGAGCTGCTGTCGCTCAAGCTGAAATTCGGCCTGTTGAGCTCGGCGGCGTATGCACAGGAAGTCCAGAAGTTGTCCAGTTCTGTGGACCTCTACCAGGATTATGGTCCGCCCAGTCCCGGAGAAGGTCCCAGCGGGGATTCAGAGCCTCTTCATGTTCGCAGCAGCTGCATATCGGTCATCAAGCATTCACCTCACACGCCTGAGACATGTGCTCAGGGCGGCTTCAGGACCGCAGAGGTCAAGCAGGAGTCGGCAGAGAACATCAGCTATGCACAGGAGAGGAGCAGCCCCTATGAACTCTACAGGAAGTTCATCTCCAACCCTCTGTCTGGAGTCTACTCACAGCCCGCCTCCTTCCTGCAGATCACCAGGTCGTCCAGCAGCTCCCCCCGGAGCTCAGAGGACGGAGCTGTGAGTAAATCCTCTGACGGCGAGGATGAGCAGCAGGTTCCTAAAGGTTTGACGCCGTCTGTAGCCGACCAGAGGAGTGTCATCGTCTCCACACACAAAGTGCCCGATTCAGGTTCTTCAGCTTTGCCCCACAAGCTCCGCATCAAAGCCAGAACCATCCAAATCAAAGTGGAGGCCATCGACCCTGAGTACGAGCCTTCCGGAAAGTCCTCCCCTCCCATCAGCGCATCAGAAGGAGGATGCTACCGGCCCGCTCAGGACTCCTCGGGGATCCCCCGGCCCcccctgtgtcctctgtcctcacaGGTCTCCGACATGCAGGACTGGACCCAGCGGGCCGAGCAGTTGCACAAAAGCAGCACAGAGACCCTGCAGAAGAGTAGCAGGCTGACTTGGAGCCCCCCTGTGGACGCCGGAGACCCGTCCCGTGCACACTCTCACCCCTCGTATCCGACACAGGGACTCGCTGACCTGTCGGCACAGATGGCCACTCTGAAAAGACTGATCACAACACAGCACGGCGCCGTGATAGAGTCGACCAAAAGCACCGCTGATCACACCGAGTCAGCATCAAAGGAGGGTTTCTGTGAATGA
- the auh gene encoding methylglutaconyl-CoA hydratase, mitochondrial, with translation MAVLVGRRALIQAFRVHTADRDSACRIAAATACTRQYVLSGKATTRGYSSDSKDDLRVRYLDGEDSGIVVVGINRPKAKNAISKNLVKMMFDTLEDIKKNNKVRSVIICSLVPGIFCAGADLKERVKMHQSEVGPFVSKARALITELGNLPVPTIAAIDGAALGGGLEMALACDIRISSNNAKMGLVETKLAIIPGAGGTQRLPRVISVSLAKELIFAARVVDGTEACRLGLVNHSVEQNESGDAAYLRALELSREINPQGPIAVRMAKLAINQGIEVDLSTGLAIEEACYSQVIPTKDRLEGLAAFKEKRRPHFKGE, from the exons ATGGCGGTCCTGGTGGGACGGAGAGCCTTAATACAAGCCTTCCGCGTGCACACAGCAGACCGGGACAGCGCGTGCAGGATAGCTGCGGCGACCGCCTGCACGAGACAGTATGTTTTGTCCGGTAAAGCGACGACACGAGGCTACAGCTCCGACTCCAAGGATGACCTGCGCGTCAGATACCTCGACGGAGAGGACTCCG GTATCGTCGTCGTTGGTATAAATCGACCAAAAGCCAAAAATGCCATCAGCAAGAATCTGGTCAAAATG atgtTTGACACGCTGGAGGACAtcaagaagaacaacaaagtGCGCAGCGTCATCATTTGCAGTTTGGTTCCCGGGATCTTCTGTGCAG gTGCCGACCTGAAGGAGCGGGTGAAGATGCACCAGAGTGAAGTCGGACCATTTGTGTCCAAAGCCCGAGCGCTCATCACAGAGCTCG GTAACCTTCCCGTCCCGACCATCGCTGCCATCGACGGAGCAGCTTTAGGAGGAGGTCTGGAGATGGCGCTCGCCTGTGACATCAGAATTTCCT CCAATAATGCAAAGATGGGATTGGTTGAGACCAAACTTGCAATTATTCCAGGAGCCG GAGGGACGCAGCGTCTCCCTCGTGTTATCAGCGTCTCTCTGGCCAAGGAGCTGATCTTTGCGGCGCGGGTGGTGGACGGGACGGAGGCGTGTCGTCTGGGTCTGGTCAATCACTCCGTGGAGCAGAACGAGAGCGGGGACGCTGCGTACCTGCGCGCTCTGGAGCTCTCACGAGAGATCAACcctcag gGTCCAATCGCTGTTAGGATGGCAAAACTGGCGATCAACCAGGGAATAGAG gTCGATTTGTCCACGGGTCTGGCGATTGAAGAGGCGTGTTATTCCCAG gtgattCCGACTAAAGATCGTCTGGAGGGTTTGGCTGCCTTCAAGGAGAAGAGGCGTCCTCACTTTAAGGGCGAGTGA